One Drosophila teissieri strain GT53w chromosome X, Prin_Dtei_1.1, whole genome shotgun sequence genomic window, TACGACGGGAAAAGTGGACAGCAAGCCTCGGAGCCTTAAAATGCCAGCAAAGTTGTTGCACTTTTCGCCTGTGTGCGTCTGGAATTTAGCTGGCTCTTCATAGAGAGCCAGTTCCAGTACCCACCGTCAGCTTCGCACCTCATTCATATCCCTCCATATGGCTGGGCTTTCTGTATTCAAATATCTCTCGTCAAGTTCATGTGTGCTCTAAGCGGAAACGGGTAAAAATCCTTTAAACACACAGCGTACAAGTTTCGGAAACTAAATACGTATTAAAGCagtgtttattaaaaaacttaTTTCATAATTGCTGAAGTGAGTATAAGAGTGAATATAAGGGTTAATTAtaggaaaatgcaaaaccgAAAGGAAAGCTTAAACCGtatttcttttaaaacaaGTAGTTGTAGTAGGAATTATAGAGAAGCAGAGCCatcattaaatgaaatataatactTTCTATATAGTTAGAGTGCTGGTAGAGtcgagaaaaaaacaagacatGTACAGAATAGTGGGAAACCTTTTTTAAATAGACAGAAAAAAGAGACACGCTTAAAAAATAAGGAGAGTACAGGCATAACCGATTAAAAGGTGTTGGTAAAGACCAAGTACAGCAGAGAAAGAAAGCCAATAGAGAAGAGAAGaggagaagagaagagaagagggAACCCTCCTCAAAACGAATAATAGTAACGAATTGTATAGGTAACAGTGGTAACAGCGTAGATAAACACCAcagaaaacaacaataaacgGACTCAATGTAATCGTATCAGAAAAATGGCCCAGCAAAGCAAAGGAACCATAAGCGAAAAACGATAATCAAAGACGTAATCAATGCCGTTTCGGGGAAGGGGGCAGCCACAAACATGGAAAAGGTGTCGAAAATGACCAGCATCATCATTATCTGAGCTCCAATTGGACAGGTGAATGGTGAATGTTTGCGGTTGGCATTcacaacaaataataacagGAGAGAAATCAGCTTAAATATCCAAAACTCAAAACTTATGcaataatgaattaaatatgtatgtataaatggggggaaatgggggaaatcGAGTGCTGTTCAATGTAAGTTTGTAACTCTGTAAGGCACTTCACTTACCTTTCGCTAGCGATGCTTGAGTTTCGGGACATGGACTTGGGCGACATCTCAAAGTCCGAATCGGAGCGATATAGAAACGATTCGCGGCGCTGCGGCAAATTCTGTAGTACCAAACCGGCGCTGGGAGAGCCGCCCTCGAGCGGTGATCGAGCGCCCTGGCCATTTTCTACATCGAAGCTGAAAAGATAAGGTTGGGAAAATCAGATGAGCATGCCTTTTTCTATGTCAATTAATTGTAGATTTGCAGATGGCTTATGAATTGCCACAGACCCGTGACACAAAATCGTTTGTCAGAGCAGAAATGGACCCGAAATGTGAGGGCAAAGccaccggaaacggaagcgcgCCTAACAAGGCACATTTAAAGTTTCATTTCGTTAGTCATCTCTTCTTGCgcttccttttctttttgttcagCTCACTTGTCTGCGGCATAAAGTTTTTCTGGCTGGCAGAATTCTCGTAACAAGTCCGTCCTCCTCCCAATAAaagcacaaaataaaaaaactgaTGCGAAAGTCAGTTCGGTCCGCCAGAAAATGTGAAAGAAAAGTTAAGTCAATTCTGGGGCAAGTCTCCGAGTTTCGGCGAagatattaaaaaaagaacaaaaaattaaataaaagaaactcCCTTAAAACTGCCGGGTCATCTTGACCAAAAAGGGCGTACTTCAATTTGCCGCTAGGTGGCCGCCTAAAACTTATAATCAGGCTCGTTCGTCTAAGCCGCCATTTTTATCAATGCCAATTTAATATGACATCTACAAGCTAATTTTGACATAATATAAAACCATACGTTGTTCATACACTACGTATTGTAAAGCAGTACGATACTAGAAGTCATAAGTTTATCGTAGATAAACATGACTAAGTACAGTCTGGATACACTATCAAGAAGACAAGCAGTGGACTTATATTCAACTGGAGTGAAAACTAGCCGAATTGCTAACTGAAGAATATCAATTCGTATGCTTCCGACACTTTCGCGCAACTTTCTTGTCGTATACTGCTGAGTTTTCCAAACACCCACCCCACTTTTTGAGCTTTCCAAACACCTCCCTTTCATTTTGCTCGCAAGGCTGAGGAAAAGTCGTAAAGAAAAATGATGTTTTAAGTAAAATTTATACCGGGGTCATTAAGTAAACTTGGCACAAAGTTGTTGCCGCTTGTTGCTACTGCCactgtttggtttttttttcttttttgttttttttctgagGGGTGGGAAGGTGGAGAGTACTGGgaaaatgttggaaaaagGGGGGTGGCGTGGGTGAGAGAGCAACAATGTCGCCAGATTCCCTGGCATACTTTGTGGCGCTTTCCCGCAAAAGTtatggcaacagcagcagcggcgacaaactgtttttagtttagtttcagtttccaGATTCGGGCATACACTTTCCCGCCATTTTTTTGtcagtttttgtatttttaatggtGCTATGAGCAATCTTTATTGTTGCTCTACATTGAAGagtgttgttgttttattttgggtttttttttttgatagtCAAAACAGTTGTGAACGCGAAATGGGAATATTCATTCTTTGTTGATTTGGTTTTCAACtggttttcttgttttatttgttcgAAAGACGAACTAGAAATGTATGTTTATAAGatacaattttattgtttttctgtGCAGCATGGCAAAGCGAGTTATTTTcacacaaacaaaatgcaaaacataaaatacacGCGTTGGATTTTAGACAATGAGTTGAGTAGTAAAAATCTTTAAAGTATTTGGACTCGCGTACCAtttctattaatttaattttaagccAGTATATTCCTTTCTCAATGAATTTCTTGTACTCTTTTCCCCGCGATTCCCTCTTGTAAACTCTGcttgttttcctgtttttgttCCCCTCCGCGcccaatatttatttagttactTTGTAATGCACTCGTGCATTCATTCGCACCGTGAATGCAGGCAGCATTCATTCCCTTCAAAGTCGCCGAATACTTGGCGCCTGCTTATCCTGACGTTCCAAGGACCTGTCGTAGCGCTCGGAAAGAACTCGCACAACATGGAGACAAACACTGAAAAACAACACTCAAGCTCATAAAGCGTCCTGTCACAGGCAGCGGACAAAAAACGCAgataaaccaaacaaaaaatgcgagCAAGGCGTGAAGAAAGgccaaatagaaaacaaaagatgGGCGAGCAAGACAATTATTCTGCGCGCGAAAGAGAGGTCCAGCTTGGCCAGCGAAAGAGACGacaatattgaaataaatcaCCATCGTCCAAACTGCTCAGCTCTTGGAGAAACGTAATTTTGAGAAAATTTAAGCTCGATACACTAGTTCAAAGCTATTTAAACTAGTTACTAAGGCTAGCTGAAGATCTTAAAAGTTACTTTGACCGATTAATATTGTATCTTAACATCACAGGGTGCAGAAATATTCTTAAGAATTACTAAACACCATATGAAAATTAGtgaagtacatatatatgaataactttatttttattttaatcatgaagtgtgtatgtacattgttaattaaatatgttttgagaATGCGCACGTgaacacaaatatatattttaagaaaCTACCTCCTAAGTGTGGAACATACCCAGTCAGGTCcatgatgcactgcatccagaATGAGGACGGAATACCCACATGGCCTCTGGAgccacaatcacacacacaaactacTACTTTTCCTATCACATCATAGCTTCCGGTCAACTGATCTATGAGCTGTCAGAGCGGCTATCCCATGAGGATTGAGTCAGAAGTGATTGGGAATTGCAAGTATTGGTGcacgaaatttttttttacattacattaattatgtaaaattatgtaaattaagtaaatttcAATATACCACCCTCAAGACCTGATTAACCGGGACTGGACATAAAACCTACTATATAAGAATCCTTTCAATTCTTTACCATTATATGTAATTATGCCATTTCCTTAATTAAATCACACATGTAATCTTTGTAAATAACTTAGATATCAAGAAAAATCGTTTAAGTAATACAGATTAGATTAAGTTGTCCAATAAGGGTAATAGTACGCTAGTCCAGTTAAACAATGTCgttgaataaaacaaaaacaccaaaaattcaatatatacaaaataacttAGCATTCACAATAGCTTTGGGAATTCGGGTTGAGCTATCCACTTTTTACCGATAGTAGCCCATTGTCGAGCTAGAACACATCTTTATCCTTTGAGCAACTCCCAGACtttctttatttataattgCATACTTGCAGGCGCACCCAAACACAATTACGTACGAgagggtgggtgggtgtgtgggtgtgtgggtggttggtgctGTTGGGCAatttctttctctctttcttttttttgggtggtcGAGTGGTAGGGTTTTCCTTCGCTTAAGCCGTGACGTGCTTCCAGCCACACAGTCGCACTCAAGCCGGATGAAGGCGAAAGTAGCTGGCTGGCGGAAgattggcattgttgttgcgccGGGGGAGTGTGGGGGCGGGCGGGGGAAATGGCGCGGATAAGCTGGAGAAAGCGGGAGAATAGAAGGATAGAAGGGAGAGCAGGACGAACAGGAAGTggtaggaggaggaggaggaggaggaggagtcgGGAGAAACGGAAGTGTGCCCGACGGCAGCTCTTCATGTGCCTAATTATatgtgcaaataaatgaaCGACGCATACTGATTGTGTGGGTGTTGGTGTCGGTGCGAGTATGAGTGTGCctgagtgtgtgcgagtgaaCAGGCATCTGTGTGTTTAGGGTCCGTGTTTATACACAGCtctatgcatgtgtgtgtgtgtgtcataGATGTTTGCCAAAGACAAAAGGTTGGCTCTTTCGAATAAAAAAGAGCGCTAAGCTCAACGCCCAGCGCCAACTTAATTAGTTTGTTAAACTCGCAgttctcacacacacacacacacaaatgcactTAAAGGGTGTCTGTGAAAGCCCTTTGGCAGGAAAAATGGCGCGCCAGTCCgggaaaacaaaggaaaacagaAGCATTTTCAACAACAGCGGATGATTTATAAAGGAACattgttttttcttgtgtTCTTGGAGTAATAAACTATGTTAACAAACAAGAATTCATGGCGTTTTTCATACCATCAAAATGACTAGATTTTGTGCTGTTAATATTGAACATAGTAGGCTCTTTTAAAATCTTGAGGCATCCCACTATGGGATATTTGACccctttttttggccaaaacccatTTTCTGAAAGTcggaatattaaaataatatttagtgTACGCATTCATAATCGACCAATCTTTAGTTCTGCATACtagaaattttaatagatggcgccacaacaaagaaatcagctgttaaaaacagctgttgcgcgtacaaataacaacaatctgctacgttaagtttttctttcgttACAAAAGTTCTAATATCTTTGGAACCAAAGCGTTAATTGCCATTctgtaaaaagtattttaatcagtGGGCTTTCTTTTAAGATTTTGCCAccttcaaaagaaaaaaaaactactgCTGTAcccgtaatttaataaaaatgtaagttgcCCTACAAAAGccttttttttgataataacTTAACTTTGAATAGAGATTTAAAGTGATTGCAGCAGATTGCATCAATGAAATGTACCTAATGTTGTAGcttatttaattcttgttcagattattataatttaaaaagccaCTTTTACCGATTCTTGGAGAAATTATAGATTTTAGACTTAACCCTACTTTTCCAAATTCAGAGTAATCTCATGCTAAACGGGATTTAAACAAGGCGGTTGGtgaattgttttgttatttttattattattattgttgtaaacttctgtaaaataatttagaatgCAAACACTATCACGAAATCAGTTGTTTTTGCTAAGATAAGaaaaagcatacaaaattatagAAAGGctttacgaaaataaataatataaatataagggacggtgccacgcccacgaaTTTTGGGGTACGTATAGATATGGTCTAGcgcaaattaatgcaaaaaaaaaaaactaaaaatcttTCTTCGTTCTGAagttataaattacaaaacatagaaggggcggtgccacgcccacaatttttggTACCATTAAAGATATGGACTAGTGTAACCccatacaaaaaacacaaactaaatATCTTTCCCCGTTCTGGAGTTATTATTTTAGGCCAGAAAAAGGGGtcaaatttcccatagtgCATCCTTACTACTACTTAGCCGCCACACAcgacacacagacacacagacacacggcCACCGAGGGCAAGTGGTAAGTGGCCTCTCACTCCCACAACACATGCACCAAAATAACGCCAGTCGAAGGACCTTGAGAGGAAATGGAAACCCGAAAagaattcgaaaataaaataaccaaaaatccaaaaaccaaagcaaagtGCAGAGCCTGAAAGGAAAATGCTGGCGAAAGAGACAGTGCAACGAATGCAACTGTGAGTGCGAAAAGGTGGGTGATGGGTGGGTGGTTAGTGGGTGGCTCGTGAGAGGAAAGAAAACTGTCACAAGGCCATTAACAAAGCCTGATTCTGACTGCCATGAGGTTGGACGATGATGGAAGACAGAAGGGGtggtggcaaaaaaaaaaaaccaaattaaaattgcgaagcaaaataaaatgggcACAGCCAGCCATGTAGCAGCACTTTTTCCACAGAGAAAAAGTTCTCAAGTGCCTAATGTAAACAAACTCAGTTTCATGTTATAAATACTATTGACACTAGTCTCGTAAATcgtattacaaaatataacaTCAGAATCATATGCATACAGGTACCGACATACAGGTACTGACTCAAGCAAAAAGGCGATGGTTTTTGCACCGTGTGataatgttttttaaagtCGAGGTGAAATGGATGGATGggctgcaaatggaaaatgagggcgatgggcggtgggtggaTGTTGCATGTGCATGTTGAATAATTTCACCTGACAGGGCGTGTCTCGTACGTACGTGTATGTGTaggtgtatgtgtatgtgtatatgtatgtgtgtttgtgtgcggaCAGGATACGctgattttcatttcattgcgTTGTGCATTTGATTAACCATCTGGCGCCGTCATCTCTCGCCAAATTGAGCATGTTGCCAGCTCTTGGCAACCATTTTCGtaggaaaagcgaggaaatgcgaaatgaaatggaatagCGGGGAAAACCCTGTATCGAGGGGCAACGAGGGCTGTTGAAAATGCACAACGAACAATTAAGTGCACTAACCAATTGAGAGGACTCAATTGCGGCCAACTGATCTGGTAATTTGCGTGCCATCGAATTGGATTAGTTCACGATTTGTTTGGTAAACACTACAAGCTCAAAGTAGCTCAACGAGAGTACGGGAATCATACAACTTAGGGCATTAAACGAATAAGTACTATGAATCAAATATTATACCATTAGTTAAGTTCagttttccttttattatGAAAATCTCTCTCTGTTCATTTCACAGTTGATGCTGTTTCAAGTAAGGTAGCATGACAATGAACAAACCACAAGTCACTGCAAGTATGAGATTTTAGTGGTTTTCCTGCTTTCcctgcatttttaattagttacATGCATAATCAGACATGAATTCCTAAAGCCCCATAGTTTTTCAGCTTTGTTATTTCCAGTGGTTGCCTaggaaaatgtaataaaataaatgtaagtCTCTAACGGGTAACATGGCAACCTCTGCCATTCGTTATGACAACCCagtgtttcgttttcatgcaAATACTATTTCTGAGAAACACAGACTGCCAGGATATCTGCGCCAGATAGTTGATCAAATTGCCGAGCCTCAAAGCAACCCAGAGCACATTCCCGTTGTACGCGCAGTTTTCGCGGAAAAGCCTCAAATGAAGACCCAGGGAAAATACGGAGTGACAGCCACGGCGGCTGCCCAAGTTCTTTGCGAGGATGTGAGAAATTTTAGCACACGACGCCGCAATATTCTCTACCTAATGCACCGATATCTAGTGGAGAACGGATACTATGCGAGTGCCGAGTCCTTGAAAACCGAAGGACGTCTTTCCGACGAGTACGAACTGTGCGACAATATTGATCTGGATGCCATGTACCTGGAGTATGCCAGCTTTTACAACATGAAATTTGGTAAATACCCGAAAATCCTTAAAAGAATGGGAGCCAAAATCAAGGTGGACGTGGGTGGAAAGGCGCAGGAAAAGCCAGCGGCCAAGGAATTGCCTAAGAAAGCTCCGCCAACGGACGCTTCTCTGGCCAATTGGCACATTGGTGTTGGAGCAGCCGCACAGGCTTTGAGCAACGAGCAGCCGTTGCAGATaaagaaaatggaaacggcaacggcaacggaaTCGAATGGCCAGGAGTCGAATGCTTGTGAAATCGAACATGGTCATTTGGGTGGTGATGATGTGCTGTTCTCCTCCATGGACTGGCAATCGCTGGCGGAATTGGTCAAGACTTCTATATTGCAGGAGAATATAAAGATCAAATGGTCGGATGTCTGTGGAAATCATCGAGCAATTGAGTTGATCAAGGAGGCTGTGCTAACGCCCATAGAGTTCCCCCAACTATTCGCACATGGCCTGAAACCATGGAGATCCTTGCTCCTCCACGGACCACCGGGCAGTGGCAAAACCCTACTGGCCAAGGCTCTGTATTCCGAGACACAGGGTCAGGTGACCTTCTTCAATATAACTGCCAGCATAATGGTCAGCAAGTGGCGGGGAGAATCCGAGAAGATCCTGCGAGTTCTCTTCCACATGGCAGCAAAGAGGGCACCGTCGGTGATTTTCTTCGATGAAATCGAGAGCTTGACCTCGAAAAGGGACAGGGCCACGGATCACGAGAGTTCCAAGCGCTTTAAGAACGAACTCTTGCAGCTTTTGGACGGCATGGAGCACGCATTGAACGGCGTTTTCGTCTTGGCCAGCACCAACTTGCCGTGGGACATTGATGAGGCCTTCTTGCGGCGCTTCGAAAAGAAGATGCTGGTCCAACTGCCCAATGCGGCGGAGAGAAGTTGCCTGATTACCCGACTTCTGGGCAGCAGCATATCCCTGAATCATCGACTGCTCGAGCAGCTGGTGGAGATCTCCGATCAGTTCACCGGTGACGAAATACGACTGGCCTGCAAGGAGATCAGCATGCACCGCGTGCGTTGTGCCACCAAGATTGGGGACCGAGCCACCGGCATACACAAGGAGTCCCCGGCAGCCATCGAAGCCAATGTGGAGAAGGCCTTCCGGCAGGTGCGGCCTTTGGGCCAGAAGCTGTTGGCCAAGCACgagcagtggcagcaggaaAATGGCTCCTAGGCTGGACTATCTTTCTATTTACTCCTCGGGCtcaatatattttcaaaaagcatATATTTagtattccttttttttaactacAATAAAACATATACACGCGTTTAACCTTTTTAATGCTTGCAGAAGTGTGTAGCAAAACTAATCTTGTATAGCCAATAACGTGGGCAATGGTATACGTGTGTTCTTGTGAGCCATTCCTTAAAGTATGTCTAGTATATTGTTACCTGCCCGTGGTGCGTCTCCTGGCCCCGGCGATCGTCATCCGGGAGACATATCTCCGGATCCGTCCGCTCGACCTGCGCTGCGAGGTATTCCCGGTGGTCACCGACTTGACGCTGTACTCCGTGGCCGTGGAGCTCCGACGATCGCTGGTCATCAGATCGGAACACATGGATGAGGACAGAATGGAGGCAGCCGATCTGCGCTTCCCGCCCGTAAAGGTGCCTCCGCCGCTCGAcgaggtggtggtggcggaaCTATCCGATCTGGAGAAGAGCGAGGACCTCTTGCTGCGACTCGATGAACCGGTGCCCGTGGCATCCTGGATGTTGCTGTAGAACTCCTCGGTCTCCCGGTCGTAGGTCTCGTCCTCATCGTCCTCGTCCATGGGATCCACGTCGAACTCCTCGCCCTCCGCCTCAGTGGCCATTGTGTCACTCCTCTGGCTCAGTGCCCGATGTCCACGATTACCATTCGATAGCGACGACgattgctgttgcagttggtaGTACTCGTGGCAATCTCCTCGGGAGCCCCGGGATCTGCTGCTCCCACTCAGATAGCGATAGGGCGCCGAGCTGGagttgctggtggtgctcaGGGAGTGTCGTTTGCTGGGGCTTACCTCCAAGGTACCACCATTGGTGACCTCGCCGCCACCATCGCTGTCGCCACCGCCCACGCTTCCGCTGAAGGTGACCTCGTGGAATTTCGAGGATTTTCGGCGGGTCCGCGGGCCCATCCCGTCGCCGTTGTTCCCCAGCGAAATCGATGGTCTCGGTCGATTGTTGTTCTCGCCCTTTTGGTTCAGATCGCCGCGATGATCCTCCCCGCCCTCCGGCATCAGGGTCAAGGCCAAGGCGGGTCGACCTCGTTTTCGGCTCCACGGAAAGGCCCGAATAAATGCAAAGATGATGAACAACGTGGCTATCATCTTGGCACAAAATCTCTACTACTTTCCCAAGGGGCTATTTCGTCCTCTAGGAAATGGCACGCACATCTTTGGCCATTTTGATTTCGTCGttggattttcaattttctaaTATCACTTATGTCGATTTAGTTTTTGCACTTGCTCTTACTTTAACTAAGTTCGATTtcggttttctatttttcagAAAGAGAAAGAGTAAGAAGCGAGGCAagacgagacgagacgagacAGAGAGGTGGTGGGGAAAAATGGGTCTGCAGTTGACAGACACGTGGCCCGAATGATGGATCAACGGTCAGCGCTGACAGCCCAGGAAAATTACGGAAAAACAGGGAAGAGAAACACGTGTCCAGGCCCTTATAATGAAGTTTTAAATTAGATgtgaaaacaatgcaaaatatCACTAAACTGCGCATAGATTTTGTGTTTCCAGTTCTCGCGCACTTATTTTAAACCAAAAAGTATTAAAGTTATCGAAAAAAACACTGACTTAATATTATGATTCGTTCAAGaaggaaaacccaaaaccactTGAAAATCgtaaattgtttgttgttacGTTAACCGACtgcaaatacattttccacTCTCTGCGTGTTTGCCGTTTCCTGATCCACGCTTCATTTGCTTCTTGTTTATCTGTTTTCCACTGCTTTATActgatgtacatatatatatatatatatatatatatatagggtAAAGTACAGATAGCGCATCCTTGTGCGAGTTTCGTTCGTTCCGTGTGACTGACAAACTGGTGGATAAACTGCTGGATGGACGTCTATCTGTCTATCTGGCTGCGAGTGAATTTTATGCGCAATTTTGATGGCGCTGCGAGCATATTATGATAATCAATGCACAAttattgcacacacacatgcacacactaGAACACCGGGACATAGGATATAGCGCATAAAGGACTCTAAGTGCAGGGCAACTTTTCCATTCCTttcctttctcttttttttattttatttttttcatccTTCTCGAGTAGCGTTTTCGCTTTGTAAAGGTTCCTACTtctcgtttttctttttgccttGTTAGGaagacaacaaaaattgttgtcCAAGTTGTATGGAGAAGCACAGGATAACACCAACAAGAACGGCAACAAGGGCCAGGATGgtgggggggaggggggcattAAGGACCCCCAGAGGACGCattcgtcgttgttgttgctgctgctgttgcctgAGCGGCTTACCCAACTGATGATGCTCCTTACTGCTATCTCAGTATCTTCTCCATCatcttgcacacacacacacacacacacacagcacaacCCTGCCCCGTTGACCTAAACTAGCTACTTTTTAGTTCAACCATAATTGAAATGATTTAACAATGAGCCGGCAGTGCAGCAACGGGGGAAGGGGAGCTGAGCTGGGCAGCAGGGAAGCTAAGGATGAGCGATTAGATGGGTTTTTAGATTTCCGGACTGGAAGGTTTCACGTGCCAACTTCTTGgatattcaataaaaataaaacgcatTTTACCACATATACGCCCTTAAACCTTTCCCTTTAAACACCATCGCAACGAAGAGAGTCAATTCTTAAAAGTTGTCATTTTTACAGCCAATATTAGCCTAACTCAATTGCGATTAATTAAAGTTGTCATAGGGCTACGAGCGCAAGAAGCATAACGAATCTTAATGGAGGCAGAAGTTGAtgaagctgttgctgctgctgctgctgctgctgaaacCCCCGTGCAGTTTCCCCTTTATGGCACGCActactttttaatttgtttaaattgcattaaaaaagaGAAACCCGAGAGGTAAAACCTAGAAATAGCGGCTGGGAAAACTTGACACGAAGgggcaaaaggaaaagcgggaaagatGGGCATCCAAAGTGAATTAAGCGCAGCAA contains:
- the LOC122624187 gene encoding katanin p60 ATPase-containing subunit A-like 2 codes for the protein MKTQGKYGVTATAAAQVLCEDVRNFSTRRRNILYLMHRYLVENGYYASAESLKTEGRLSDEYELCDNIDLDAMYLEYASFYNMKFGKYPKILKRMGAKIKVDVGGKAQEKPAAKELPKKAPPTDASLANWHIGVGAAAQALSNEQPLQIKKMETATATESNGQESNACEIEHGHLGGDDVLFSSMDWQSLAELVKTSILQENIKIKWSDVCGNHRAIELIKEAVLTPIEFPQLFAHGLKPWRSLLLHGPPGSGKTLLAKALYSETQGQVTFFNITASIMVSKWRGESEKILRVLFHMAAKRAPSVIFFDEIESLTSKRDRATDHESSKRFKNELLQLLDGMEHALNGVFVLASTNLPWDIDEAFLRRFEKKMLVQLPNAAERSCLITRLLGSSISLNHRLLEQLVEISDQFTGDEIRLACKEISMHRVRCATKIGDRATGIHKESPAAIEANVEKAFRQVRPLGQKLLAKHEQWQQENGS